The sequence GACGACGGAGTTTGTCGTTTCGTTGCCTAAGCTCTCGGTATTGGGTTTAATCATAAAGCCAAAGTGGCAGGCGACCAGCGCAATCAGCACGCCAAACACGGAAGCTTTTAACAGGCCGATGAAAATATTTACCAGTGGAACGGAATTCGGCAGTCGCACAAAAAATTGCTGCATGCTGATATCCAGTTGATGGTTGGCCGATAACATGCCGCCGAGTAATGCGGCAATGTCGGTCCATATCGTCAGCAAAGGCAGCGTAATTAACAAAGCGATCACTTTGGGGAAAATCAATCGGACTGAATGGGAAATACCCATCGCGGAAAGCGCATCCAGTTCTTCGGTTACACGCATGATGCCGATTTGTGCCGTCATGGCAGAACCCGAACGGCCGGCAACGAGAATAGCCGCGAGCAGTGGGCCCAGTTCCCGCAAGATGCTCAAGCCCAGGATGTCGATAATATAGATTTCCGCTCCGAAAGCTTGCAATTGCAGTGCGGATAAATAACTTAAGACAACACCGATTAAAAAACCAACCAATGCCGTAATTCCTAAGGCGCGAACCCCGGCATCAAAAATAGTCATAGAAATTTCAGCCCAGGGTATTTCGCCGGGTTTTCTGAGCAAATACAAAAAATCCAGAACCAGCTGGCCGATAAGGATGACGCCATCGTTTATCTGTCTGAGTGCGCCTCTTATTTGCTCACTCACCATGAGTAATTGGTGGGTCAGGTCTTTTTTCGTTTTGATTCGCTGAATAGGAGGGCATTCCTGCCAGCGTTTGAACAGATTCTGATGATCCGGCTTGAGTTGGGCATGTTCGGGCATCGTCTTGTCCCAAGCCTGCCAAATGACAAAAGCGCCCGCGCTATCCAGTGTTTCTATGTCCGTCAGATGCCAATGGGGGGCTGGTAACTCCTGGCAAGCCTTTAACTCTTTGGCAAGGAAGGGATGATCTTTCAGGCTAAGTAATGTCCAGGCACCGCGCAAACGTACGACACGGACATTTTTTTGTTGTGTGATTTCAATACGTGGCCTGGATACGTTCTCAGCCATTGAGCTTAACCTTAACTTAAAAAGCTTATTCTAACGCTAAGTCATGCCCATAGCGGATTATTTGCAACTTTCGACCTGCAAATTAATGGCAATCCTTCAAATGGGCTGCAGAATCAAACCTACATAAATTTGATCGGAAAGAGCTGTCCATGCTGGAAACGTGGCAGGCCTTAAATAATTATTGACAACACTGATAATAAGCCTACAATGCATTCCAGCTAGAAAATGTACTTTACCTTTGTTTACCGCTCGATGCCTCGTTTGTAGTCTTTCGTCCTGTTCTTCATCAGTAATTTCCAAATTTACCAGCTCTACCGCCTTTTTAAGGCTTTATATTTATTTTTCTCAGGATTTATTATGTCTACAATGACTACCGGCACCGTCAAATGGTTTAACTCTGATAAAGGCTTTGGCTTTATCGAACAGAAGCAAGGCCCTGACGTTTTCGTACATTTTAAAAATATCTTGGATACCAGCGGTTACAGATCGTTGAATGAAGGACAAGCTGTAAAATTCAAGCTTGGCATGGGCGTAAAAGGCCCACAAGCTGAAGAAGTCAGCGTTATCTAAGTTATAAAAGTTTCTGAGGTTTAGAAAAGTCGACTAATCGTTTAAGTTAGTCACTCTCTCTGCCCAGTACAATAAACCGGCACTGTTTTTACAGACTGCCGGTTTTTTTATGTCCGCAAGTTTTTGAAGCGGCAGGGGTTGCCGCCGTCAAGCTGATGCCGCTTTTGCACCAGTGTTTTGTTTCATTAAGCTTAACCTCAAATCTAAAAAAGCTTATCCTAACGCTGCTTTATTACACTGTGTGTGGGTTTACATTTTACAGACTGCCTCATCAGGGGCTATGAAACTTCATTTGAAAGGCAAGCTCATGGCAACACAAAATCAAGATTCATCAAACATCAGCCTGTATAACCGATGGCTAAACTGGCTTGATCGTAATGTTTATGATCTGGGCAGACAGATGCGAATAAGCTATGTTCCGCCTTTGATGGTTTATTTAGCCGCCGGTATTTCCGGATTAACAGGGATAGTCGGGACTTTTTTTGTAAAAGACTATCTTGGTTTGTCGGCCGAGTTTTTGGCGACCCTCAGTTTCTGGGTGATGTTGCCATGGACGCTGAAAATGCCCATGGGACATCTGGTGGATAGATATTGGCGCCATAAGGGGGCTTTTATTTATGTCGGAGCCGGCCTGATCGCCGCCAGCCTGATCATCATGGCGAGTCTGCTGGGTGATAGGGCTTATATGACACGGATCATGCCTGCTGAAACCTGGTATGTATTGGCGACATTGTTGGCGCCAATCGGCTATGTCATTCAGGATACGGTGGCGGATGCCATGACGGTTGAAGCAGTACCCCGAGTGGATGATCAAGGTCAGCCCATTTCCGAATTGCAAATGATGCTGGGGCACACGACCATGCAGACTTTGGGGCGAGTGGCCATTATAGGTGGCAGTTTATTGGTCGCGGGCGCTAATGTAATCGCATTTAATGGCGTTGAGTTATTGACCGAAGCTGAGAAAACAGCGGTTTATCTGTCGGTATACCATTGGGCTTTACTGATTCCGATTGTATCGGTGTTGGGCGTTATTCTGGCAGCCTATCTCAGGTCCCAACAGGAATGGCGATTAGCTGCCCAGGGGTTTGAGCAAGATCATATCGAGCAGTTGTTAGGCCGTGATGACCAGGAACCTGCCTCGATGAACCCTTGGATATTGGGCGGCAGCTTGACATTTGTTCTGTTTGCCTTGGTGATGGGGCTCAGTAATATCCCTTACAAAGAAGAGATCGTCTTTGCGGGTTCGTTAGCTATCGTATTATTTCTGATTAAATATTTGACATTGGAACTGGACGAACACGCGCGAAAAACCCTGTTCGGTACCGCGTTAGTGATTTTTGTTTTCCGTGCCGTTCCAACGACAGGTGCAGGAGAAACCTGGTGGATGATTGATGAACTGGCATTCGATCAACAGTTTCTGGCGCAACTGTCGTTATTGACCAGTTCGCTGACGCTGCTAGGGATGTTTTTATTCAGACGGTTTATGGCCGAACGCCCCATTACCCATATCATTGCTGTATTAACCATAGCGGGTACGGTACTTTACCTGCCTAATATCGGTTTATATTACGGGATACACGAATGGACCGCTGCGCATACCGGCGGTGTTGTCGATGCAAGGTTCATTGCCTTGTTTGATTCGGCGCTGGAATCGCCGCTGGGGCAAGTGTCAATGATTCCAATGCTGGCCTGGATTGCCAGTTCAGCACCCGAAAAAACAAAAGCAACCTATTTTGCCGTCATGGCGGCATTCGTTAATCTTGCGCTATCGTTATCTCAGCTCATCACCAAGTTGCTCAATAAAATCTTTATCATTACCCGAGAAATTAAAGACGCAACGACCGGCGCAATAGAAGTTCCTGCCGATTACAGCCAATTAGGTGAGTTATTATTTACGGTCATGTTTTTGGGGCTGGCCATGCCTTTATTGGCCATCTATATCACCCGGCGCTATTTTCTAAATGAAAAATACGCGACGAAAATAGACGGAAAATGATCAATTAATCTCGTCCGAATTGACATGAGCTCGGCTGCTGAATTAGAGTTCTGTAATCGTGCATTATCGATAAACCATAACAATAAATGAGAGAGGAGTAAGCAGCATGGCATCGCCCTTAATTCAATTAGCATTGGATTCATTGGATTTCGATCAAACCATCAATTTGGCTGAGCAAGCCGCGCCTTATGTTGATATTTTTGAGATCGGAACACCGTGTATCAAATTTAACGGTATAGAAATAGTCAAAGCGCTAAAAGCAAAATTTCCAAACAAACTGCTTCTCGTAGACCTCAAAACAATGGATGCCGGTGAGTACGAAGCAACTCCATTTTATGCGGCCGGAGCCGATATTTGTACAGTGCTGGGTGTCTCGGGCATGGCTACAATCGGCGGCGTGATTAAAGCTGCAAAAGCACATCATGCAGAAGTGCAGGTTGATTTGATCAACGTACCCAACAAAGTCGAATGCGCACGTCAAGCCGCCGAATTAGGCGCGCAAATTATAGGCGTTCATACCGGATTGGATGCACAGGCTGCGGGGCAAACGCCTTTTGCCGATCTTCAGGATATTGCCCGCCTGGGTTTGAATGTAAGAATTTCAGTCGCAGGTGGAATCAATCAGTCAACGGCACAAGAGGTTGCTGACGCCGGTGCGGATATCATCGTTGTTGGTGCGGCGATTTATGGTGCGGCATCGCCGGCATCTGCGGCACGCCTGATTCGCTTAAATGCAGACGGTAAAGCTACGCATCGGCATTTTGTGCTGGATAAAATTGCCTCTGTTTTGGCGACGACTCAAGACGCCTATAATGAGCAACTGACCGATATGCTCGATAGCGCTAGACGCATTTTTATTTCAGGCGCAGGCCGTTCCGGACTGGTTTGCCGCTTCTTCGCTATGCGTCTGGTTCATAGCGGCTACGACGTCAGCGTAGTCGGTGAAGTGGTAACGCCCAGTATTCGTCCGGGTGACTTGTTAATTGTGATTTCAGGTTCGGGCGAAACCGAACAATTGATTGCCTTTACCAAGAAAGCCAAAGAAGTGGGCGCCGATATTGCGTTGATTTCAGCCAAGGATGACTCAACCATTGGCGATTTGGCGACAGCGGTTTTTCAAATCGGCCGTGCCGATCAATACAAAAAAGTGGTCGGAATGCCGATGGGTACAGTATTCGAGCTGTCCACCCTGTGGTTCCTGGAAGCGTTAATTTCGCATATCATCCATGAGAAAGGCATTCCTGAAGAAATCATGAGATCAAGACACGCTAATCTTGAATAATGGTTTGAAGTGGCAAAATTCTCCTGAATCGGGAGAGTTGATATTTTCAAGATATCTTTTCGGCAGGCTGCCGGACACAAGCCATGGATGGCTTTCCTTCCTGAACCGGATATTCGCTTTCTTGCGGACAGATCAATCGCACCACCGAAGCCAAGTTGAAAAATAAAATATCTCCACAGTCGGTTCTATTACTCCTGTCTGGTCGAAAATGAGTTGGCTTGCAACTCAAATCAAATCCAAGGAGAATGAACTGATTGCGTTCTATGCTGTCCTTTGGAAGAAATAATAAAATAGCTTTGGGCAATGTAACTATTCAGCGAGGCCACAAAACAATGTTGATACACCGTGTATGTTGCGGTTGGTGATAGCCAACCCAACACTTCAATGCGATGGCGTTAATTGTTGGGTTGCTAAAAGCAGGCAACCCAACCTACTCTGGATAATAACTGGGAAATAACCTTAACTTAACGAAAAAAGAGATTGAACAATGATAAAAAGATATACCGGCTTATTTGCTACTGTGTTAATCGGTCTTTCATTAAGCTTGGGCGGCATTCAGGATGCTGAGGCCAAACGCTTCGGAGGCGGCAGCTCATTTGGTGGAAAATCGGCTTTCAGCATGCCTTATAAACGTTCTGCAGCGCAGCCTGCAAAATCCCCTTCGCAACAGCAAGCCACTAACCAAAATCAAACAGCTAAACAACAATTGGCCAAACGTGGCGGATTAATGGGAATGCTGGGCGGTCTGGCTTTGGGTGGTTTACTTGGCGCAATGCTGTTTGGCGGTGCATTTGAAGGCATTAACTTTGTCGATATCCTGATGTTTGCAGGTATCGCATTTGTGCTTTACAAGCTCTTTGCTGCCAAAGCGGGTTCGGCCAGAAAGCCGGCCTACAGTTACGAGCGATCCGGGTATGATGAAACAGGTTCAGACAATGCTGCAAACAATACTCAGCCTCAGGCTGCCAGCGGCTCTTCTGCATTTAATACGGATCTTTTATTCAAAAAAGATAAACCCGCAGAATCAGCTAATCCGGTTATGAATTTTCAGCGGGATGCGGATTTTAACAACCCAATTGTTCCTGCCGGATTTAATGAGGCGGATTTTCTTGCAGGCGCCAAAAATGCCTATAAGAGTTTGCAATCAGCTTGGGATCAAAGAGACTTGGCAGAAATTCGCAGTCTAACCACCGACAAGGTATTCGGCGAGATTCAAGATCAATTGAAAGCCAGCAGCGATGAAAATCATACGGAAATATTGAAATTGAATGCCGAGTTGCTTGAAGTAAGAGAAATCGGGCAAGATCTGGAAGCGGTCGTGCTTTTCGATGCGATCATGCGCGAAGATAATGACAGTCAGGCTAATCAAGTCAGGGAAATCTGGCATTTCACCAAAACAAAGAACAGCATTCAGCCAAAATGGTATTTGGATGGTATTCAGCAGTTGGAAGACTGATTCAAAAACTAGCTAAAATGTAGTTATTCTCCTGGTTGATCGAGTGACAGATTACGAACCTGTCACTCCAAAAACGGGCTCCATCTGGGTAAGTTCTTTCGTGTTTGACCCGCATCCCGGCATTCGAAACGATGTACACCACGCTGAAAATTCACAACAGCGCCAAAATTCTTCTGGTAGAAGACCATAAACCTCTGGCGGAGGCCGTTGGCGCTTATCTTGAGAGTGCCGGATTTATCATGGATTATGCTCATGATGGCCTGTGTGCCCTGCATTTGGCGACAACTCAGCGCTACGACGCGATTATCCTTGATATCTCTTTGCCCGGAATTGACGGATTGACGATATGCCTGCGCCTTCGTCAGGACGCGCACTTGTCAACGCCTATTCTTATGCTGACAGCCAGGGACCAATTGCAAGACAAATTGGCCGGTTTTCAGCATGGCGCAGATGATTATCTGATCAAACCATTCGATATGCCCGAACTGGAAGCGCGTATTGTGGCTTTAATTAGGCGCGAGCGGGGGGAGTTGGATGAGGCTGTCTATAAAATCCATGATTTGAGTTTTGATACACGCACCATGCAGGTCATGCGAAACGGGCAGATGATCCATTTGTCACCAACCTGCTTGCGTATTTTACGAATATTGATGCGCGAGTCACCCAATCTGGTTACCCGTGAGCAATTGGAACAAGAGCTTTGGGGCGAGTTGACACCGGACAGCGATACTTTACGCAGTCATTTATACAAGCTGCGTAAAGCGATCGACAAACCTTTTGAGCATCCTTTACTGGAAACTCAGCAAGGATTGGGCTTTAGATTAGTTGCTCCTGAATCGAACTGACCTGAAAAGCTTGTCAACTGTCTGACCATCCTCTTTGGCTATTCTATTGCTCTTTCGGCGCTACAATCTCGCAGCCTTGTCCATAAAAAACCAGCGATTTGATAAAGGGCGTAATGGCAATAGTTAATGACGTTCTGTTTATGAATGCCTTAACATCAACCTCAACAGCCTGATCAAAATGCTTGATCCATTCTTCGGTAATTTTGAGTTGAGCTTCCATTTCACTGAGTGCAAAGGGATCAAAATCGAACTCGGTTTTATCGACCGCCTGCTTCATGGCTTTTAACGCAATCGATTCAATCTGTTTAGCAAAACCATTGAACACTTCCGCGCCTTCTGCCTTTTTGATCCTGTCAATATCGCCGGGTGATGCATAGGTAAGAAATACCCCTTGAACACCTTGCCTATCATTCTTGCAAGCGCCCCCATCCATCATATTGATAAGCCGCAACTCTTTTCCCTCAACAAGCACACTGAAAGGAGGCATTTCTTCGGATTGGGGAATGCTTTGCGCTTTTTCCTCAGGCACGGGTGGTGCAATTTTTGTCTCCTCGGCCGGAAGCGGTTTAACCGGTTCGGTTGAACAGGCCGATATCACTAGCGCTAAAGTTAATAACGTAAAAAGTCTGATTAATGTCATGAGCGTATCTTTTTTAAGTTAGGTGGTTATAAACAGATTATCAGTATTCCATGTTTTTTCTTAAAGGCACTATTCGCGTTATTAGTTGAAAGGTCATCAAAGCCGTCATTCCGGCATCCAGGTCACAAGTATGAAAGTCCAACGCCATCCAACGACAATCCGTGCCGGGGCGACACCCACTATTTACCTGAACTTAGTCATCTTAAAGCCCGATTAAGCTTTTTATAAGTTTAATTTTGTAAGATTTAGCTTACGCACATGTACATATATTTGAGTCAGTGCTTTAAGTCAACAAGGGGAAAATTAATACAGATGAGATTGAGTTTTACTCATTGTCTTCCTGGACAGGCTCAAAAGTGTGCGTTGATTCATTAAATGGACTCTAACTTTATCAAATGAAACCTACTTCTGATTTTCTGCCAACCCCGTCACATCAAACTCAACCGATTTTATTAAACTCTTTCCCCAGCGGATCAAGAAAAGAAAAAAATCCATTCATAAAGATCCGAATAATTAAAGATTCAAATTAGGGCAAAACCATCGAAAGGTGGTGACGCAAAGTTTCCAGTCTAACGGAGTTACTCCTATGATAGTGGGATTGCTAAAATGGCAAAAAAACAATGATTTGGCCATTTTAATTCACATTCATGGAACTCCTTCGGGCAATTTATATAGGAGAAGAGTCATGTACTCATCTAAAAGCCGAAGCAGTGACAAAAACCAAACAAGTTCATTAAGTGTAAGCCAAGATCCGATTCTACATAAAGGAATGAACTTTAATATAAAAATGTCAGCAGTCATGTTTATATCCGCGCTGATTCCATTTACATCTACTTACGCCCAACAAGTGAACAACCCTGTAAAAGCAGGTGTGCAAAATATTCAGAAAAAAGGCCATTTTGCCCCTGAATTGTTTGATGATTTTGGAATCACTCAATCAACAAAAAAAGTGTTGCCTACCAAAGCAATTAAAGGTCGAAACCGCTCAGTAAAAGTAAATACCGATATACTGTGGTCAGATTCTTTAACATTAACGCTGTTCGATGATGTCGTTGTTACAGTGATAAGAGATCGTTTGATTGATAAGGTGAAAGGCAGTACCACCTGGATAGGACATGTAGCGGGTGAGTCCAACAGCGAAGTTTTTTTGACAGTGCGGGGAAGCAATATGTCAGGCACTGTGAGCATCGGGGATGATCTGTATGAAATCAATCTAGGTGCGAATGATCTGCATGAAATCACTAAAGTTGATCCTGCTAGAAATCCTGATCACGGCGATGACGCAAAAGCTGTTGAAGACTTTATTGCGGAGGGCGGTGAGATTGACACCACTGGTTCTAGTGAGCCGGTAGTAGCCAATGCCGAAATTAATGCAGGCACAGTAATTGATGTTATGGTTGTGTATACGCCGCAATCACGGATTAATGCTTACGGGCAAAGCGGTATCGAGGCTAAAATTGTAAACGCAGTTGCCAAAGCCAATCAATCCTATATCAACAGTCAAATCGATATGCAAATTAATCTCGTGCATATGGCTGAAGTTAGCTATGTAGAATCGGGATCAACATCAACAAGCTTATCTGATATCACTGGCACCAGTGACGGCAAGATGGATGCAGTTCATACATTACGTAATCAGTATGGAGCCGACCAGGTTGTTTTGATAACAACAGACACCAGTGCATGTGGAACAGGTTATTTAATGAGTAGCCCCAGTACTTCTTTTGCATCTTATGCATTCAGTGTCGTGCATGATGATTCCAAATACGCTTGTCTTTCCAATCACACATTGGCGCATGAGTTAGGTCATAATCAAGGCAGTCATCATGATCGTGCCAGTGCTACTTCAACACCTGCATACGATTACTCTTACGGCTACCGCTTATGTCAAACCGGTGGATTCAGAACCGTCATGTCATATGATTGCAGCGGCGGAACCCGGGTAGGCTATTTTTCGAATCCTAAAGTGACTTTCAATGGTGAATATACCGGAACGGCTACTGAAGATAACGCTCGTTCAATGACCAATACCAAAGCGATCGTGGCAGCATTCCGAGGGACTGTTGATAAGTCATTGCCTGTTGCTCCAAGTGGTTTGGCGGCTTTGATGTTGTCAGATAAGGAAATTAGCATCAGTTGGGCAGATAATTCTGGTAATGAAACCGGATTCAGATTAGAAAGATCGATGGATGGCGTCAATTGGACCGAATTTGCAGTTGTGGGTGTTAATGTTCGCAGCTTTACTGATGCGGGCCTTGTTGCAAATACGACATATCAATACCGGATAAGAGCCTACAATAGTAACGGTACTTCAAGTTATTCGAATATCGGTAGCGCTACAACCAAAGCTGCAGTCACTCAAACCTGTATTAATAACTCTCCGGCACTAAGCTTGGCGCCTACAGCTATTTACACAATGGCCGGTGCAACCGTTAGTTTTAATATAGCCTTGGCTAATCAGGATTCCTCTGTTTGCGGCGCTACCCTGTTTAATCTTTCCAATAGTGAGGGGGGAGCCATAGGGTCTTATACCCTATCTCCAGGTGCTTCGACTTCTACATCGTGGATGATAAATGCACCAACGATTGATGGTAGTTACACAAAGTCGGTTACTGCATCTGCTGTCTCACACAGTAGCGTAACCAAATCAGCTACCATCATTGTTGACGGTACCGCACCTACCGCACCTGGCAATTTAAAAGTGGCTATAAAAAGAAACTCACAAGTAGCGATTAGCTGGAGCGCTTCTACTGATTCAGGTTCCGGTCTTGATCGGTATGTAGTAAGCCGTAATGGAGTTAGGATTGCCACTCTTACAACCACCAATTATACCGATAAGCCTGGAACAGGTGTGATGACCTATACCGTTGAGGCTTTTGATAAAGTTGGAAATGTTAAAGGAAGCAGCACTTCAATTACAGTGGGGGGCACTGTTGTCAAAGACAGAAAGTAACAAATTTTTAAACGAAAAAAAAAGGGCGCTTATTGCGCCCTTTTTTGTTTCGATCAAAATTTAGATTTTAAGCGGCTTTGCCTTTCATTCTAGAAGCGCCGAAACCCAGCAAGCCAAAAGCCATTAGTAAAAGCGAAGTCGGTTCTGGTACGTTTGGATCATTTGGGTCATTTGGGTCATCGGGATTAACTGGTCCCCAATTTGATGCAAGCAAATCGCTTGAATTTCCATTTGAGCCAAGTTGTTGAAAAGAAACTGCGACTTGGCCTGAGTCATCGCCTCCGCCAATACCTGTCCCTCTGTCGCGCTCTGAATTGCGCCATAAATCAAAAGGATCCGTTGGAAGTAAGCTGAGAGTTAAAAACTTAAAATCAAAAGTTAAACTTTCTCCTGGAGATAGACGGCTTTCAGGTGTTGACCTTTCTCCAAGATAATCAAATTGAATGCCCCCACTTGCAGCTGAAAAGTTCCAAACTGGACTTACATTGATTATGTTGAAATCAGTACCCAATACAAGATTCGGATTCAAGTTGAAAGCTAATAAGTCAATCAATGAAGTGCTAGGGCTGGTGGAAGTATTTGAAAGGATTGCATTATAGATAGAAGAATCAGAAGTGTTTGTTATCTTGAATGTATAGCTATAAGAATCACTAAACGAGGTGCTACTTGCTGATGTTTCTATGTATGCCGCATTGGCATTAATACCAGTAAGTATGCAAAATGGCAGCAATGCTGCCGCTAATATTTTTTTATTCATATCGACTCCAAGTTTTAAAAAACTATTAATAAATGAGAAGAGTATTTTTTTTACAATTTAATTATTAAACTAAGATTTCAAAAAGTTTTATTATACATCTGCTCACTATAACGCAAAAAATATACCTATAGAAAAATATTACTTATTTATCAATTAGTAAGATGTTTTTATTTGGTGATATAATGTTAGTCACGATTAAGATTGTAAAAATAGTTGACATAATTAAATGACTTAATTTACATCGAATTTGTGAAAAATAAGCAGATCTTATGAAATACCGTTGATTTTATTGGGCTTGCGAATCATGGAGTTTGCTGGCGGAATAATTCACATTTTTTAATTAATTTGTCACTTAATCTGCACAAATTCGAATTTTGGTCTACGAGATTTTCAGAAGTCATTTGATTTACTAAATAAGTATTTAAGAAACAAATATTTATAATACTTAAATTAAGTAAAATACAAGTTGGCATATTTAGGTGTTGTAAGATTTATTGACACCTTTAGATCTTTTATGCGCTTTCTTGTCGATGAACAAATGTCTTCCGGTTTGGCAAAAGTGTTTAAACCGTTGCTCATACATTCCGCCAAAACTATTCAGTTGACCCCTGGCCCCCATTGAAATTACCATGACAATAAAGAAACGGGGGCATGCGTATGGGTCAGGAAATTTCGGTTTCACATTATGACTTGGGCGATTTCGACTTTTTTCATCAAAAGCTGCATGAAGAAACGGCGCTGCTCGCTCACTTAATTGAACAACAGGGGT comes from Methylicorpusculum oleiharenae and encodes:
- a CDS encoding MlaE family ABC transporter permease gives rise to the protein MAENVSRPRIEITQQKNVRVVRLRGAWTLLSLKDHPFLAKELKACQELPAPHWHLTDIETLDSAGAFVIWQAWDKTMPEHAQLKPDHQNLFKRWQECPPIQRIKTKKDLTHQLLMVSEQIRGALRQINDGVILIGQLVLDFLYLLRKPGEIPWAEISMTIFDAGVRALGITALVGFLIGVVLSYLSALQLQAFGAEIYIIDILGLSILRELGPLLAAILVAGRSGSAMTAQIGIMRVTEELDALSAMGISHSVRLIFPKVIALLITLPLLTIWTDIAALLGGMLSANHQLDISMQQFFVRLPNSVPLVNIFIGLLKASVFGVLIALVACHFGFMIKPNTESLGNETTNSVVAAITIVIMVDAVFAILFMKVGMP
- a CDS encoding cold-shock protein, which gives rise to MSTMTTGTVKWFNSDKGFGFIEQKQGPDVFVHFKNILDTSGYRSLNEGQAVKFKLGMGVKGPQAEEVSVI
- a CDS encoding MFS transporter, which gives rise to MATQNQDSSNISLYNRWLNWLDRNVYDLGRQMRISYVPPLMVYLAAGISGLTGIVGTFFVKDYLGLSAEFLATLSFWVMLPWTLKMPMGHLVDRYWRHKGAFIYVGAGLIAASLIIMASLLGDRAYMTRIMPAETWYVLATLLAPIGYVIQDTVADAMTVEAVPRVDDQGQPISELQMMLGHTTMQTLGRVAIIGGSLLVAGANVIAFNGVELLTEAEKTAVYLSVYHWALLIPIVSVLGVILAAYLRSQQEWRLAAQGFEQDHIEQLLGRDDQEPASMNPWILGGSLTFVLFALVMGLSNIPYKEEIVFAGSLAIVLFLIKYLTLELDEHARKTLFGTALVIFVFRAVPTTGAGETWWMIDELAFDQQFLAQLSLLTSSLTLLGMFLFRRFMAERPITHIIAVLTIAGTVLYLPNIGLYYGIHEWTAAHTGGVVDARFIALFDSALESPLGQVSMIPMLAWIASSAPEKTKATYFAVMAAFVNLALSLSQLITKLLNKIFIITREIKDATTGAIEVPADYSQLGELLFTVMFLGLAMPLLAIYITRRYFLNEKYATKIDGK
- the hxlAB gene encoding bifunctional 3-hexulose-6-phosphate synthase/6-phospho-3-hexuloisomerase, which gives rise to MASPLIQLALDSLDFDQTINLAEQAAPYVDIFEIGTPCIKFNGIEIVKALKAKFPNKLLLVDLKTMDAGEYEATPFYAAGADICTVLGVSGMATIGGVIKAAKAHHAEVQVDLINVPNKVECARQAAELGAQIIGVHTGLDAQAAGQTPFADLQDIARLGLNVRISVAGGINQSTAQEVADAGADIIVVGAAIYGAASPASAARLIRLNADGKATHRHFVLDKIASVLATTQDAYNEQLTDMLDSARRIFISGAGRSGLVCRFFAMRLVHSGYDVSVVGEVVTPSIRPGDLLIVISGSGETEQLIAFTKKAKEVGADIALISAKDDSTIGDLATAVFQIGRADQYKKVVGMPMGTVFELSTLWFLEALISHIIHEKGIPEEIMRSRHANLE
- a CDS encoding Tim44 domain-containing protein: MIKRYTGLFATVLIGLSLSLGGIQDAEAKRFGGGSSFGGKSAFSMPYKRSAAQPAKSPSQQQATNQNQTAKQQLAKRGGLMGMLGGLALGGLLGAMLFGGAFEGINFVDILMFAGIAFVLYKLFAAKAGSARKPAYSYERSGYDETGSDNAANNTQPQAASGSSAFNTDLLFKKDKPAESANPVMNFQRDADFNNPIVPAGFNEADFLAGAKNAYKSLQSAWDQRDLAEIRSLTTDKVFGEIQDQLKASSDENHTEILKLNAELLEVREIGQDLEAVVLFDAIMREDNDSQANQVREIWHFTKTKNSIQPKWYLDGIQQLED
- a CDS encoding response regulator transcription factor — translated: MYTTLKIHNSAKILLVEDHKPLAEAVGAYLESAGFIMDYAHDGLCALHLATTQRYDAIILDISLPGIDGLTICLRLRQDAHLSTPILMLTARDQLQDKLAGFQHGADDYLIKPFDMPELEARIVALIRRERGELDEAVYKIHDLSFDTRTMQVMRNGQMIHLSPTCLRILRILMRESPNLVTREQLEQELWGELTPDSDTLRSHLYKLRKAIDKPFEHPLLETQQGLGFRLVAPESN
- a CDS encoding YdgH/BhsA/McbA family protein; protein product: MTLIRLFTLLTLALVISACSTEPVKPLPAEETKIAPPVPEEKAQSIPQSEEMPPFSVLVEGKELRLINMMDGGACKNDRQGVQGVFLTYASPGDIDRIKKAEGAEVFNGFAKQIESIALKAMKQAVDKTEFDFDPFALSEMEAQLKITEEWIKHFDQAVEVDVKAFINRTSLTIAITPFIKSLVFYGQGCEIVAPKEQ
- a CDS encoding M12 family metallo-peptidase, which translates into the protein MYSSKSRSSDKNQTSSLSVSQDPILHKGMNFNIKMSAVMFISALIPFTSTYAQQVNNPVKAGVQNIQKKGHFAPELFDDFGITQSTKKVLPTKAIKGRNRSVKVNTDILWSDSLTLTLFDDVVVTVIRDRLIDKVKGSTTWIGHVAGESNSEVFLTVRGSNMSGTVSIGDDLYEINLGANDLHEITKVDPARNPDHGDDAKAVEDFIAEGGEIDTTGSSEPVVANAEINAGTVIDVMVVYTPQSRINAYGQSGIEAKIVNAVAKANQSYINSQIDMQINLVHMAEVSYVESGSTSTSLSDITGTSDGKMDAVHTLRNQYGADQVVLITTDTSACGTGYLMSSPSTSFASYAFSVVHDDSKYACLSNHTLAHELGHNQGSHHDRASATSTPAYDYSYGYRLCQTGGFRTVMSYDCSGGTRVGYFSNPKVTFNGEYTGTATEDNARSMTNTKAIVAAFRGTVDKSLPVAPSGLAALMLSDKEISISWADNSGNETGFRLERSMDGVNWTEFAVVGVNVRSFTDAGLVANTTYQYRIRAYNSNGTSSYSNIGSATTKAAVTQTCINNSPALSLAPTAIYTMAGATVSFNIALANQDSSVCGATLFNLSNSEGGAIGSYTLSPGASTSTSWMINAPTIDGSYTKSVTASAVSHSSVTKSATIIVDGTAPTAPGNLKVAIKRNSQVAISWSASTDSGSGLDRYVVSRNGVRIATLTTTNYTDKPGTGVMTYTVEAFDKVGNVKGSSTSITVGGTVVKDRK
- a CDS encoding PEP-CTERM sorting domain-containing protein, with product MNKKILAAALLPFCILTGINANAAYIETSASSTSFSDSYSYTFKITNTSDSSIYNAILSNTSTSPSTSLIDLLAFNLNPNLVLGTDFNIINVSPVWNFSAASGGIQFDYLGERSTPESRLSPGESLTFDFKFLTLSLLPTDPFDLWRNSERDRGTGIGGGDDSGQVAVSFQQLGSNGNSSDLLASNWGPVNPDDPNDPNDPNVPEPTSLLLMAFGLLGFGASRMKGKAA